The Nitrospirota bacterium genome contains a region encoding:
- a CDS encoding response regulator yields MENHDAVTILLVEDDAGHALLIEKNLRRAGIANSIIKLDDGQQAVDFLFKREAFSGSNHPAPLLILLDLNLPVLNGYQVLKIIKNDERTRQIPVVVLTTTDNPHEVSRCYELGCNVYVTKPVEYAKFSEAVKTLGLFLAIVKVPEKE; encoded by the coding sequence ATGGAGAATCATGATGCGGTGACGATTTTATTAGTTGAGGACGATGCGGGTCATGCGCTGCTGATCGAAAAGAACCTTCGGCGGGCGGGGATCGCGAACAGCATCATTAAACTCGATGACGGACAGCAGGCGGTTGATTTCCTCTTCAAGAGGGAGGCCTTCAGCGGTTCCAATCATCCGGCGCCGCTCCTCATCCTCCTCGATCTGAACCTGCCGGTCCTGAACGGCTATCAGGTGCTCAAGATCATAAAGAATGACGAGCGCACGAGGCAGATCCCTGTTGTGGTGCTGACGACCACCGACAACCCGCACGAGGTCTCGCGATGTTACGAACTCGGGTGCAATGTCTATGTCACCAAACCGGTGGAGTATGCAAAGTTCAGTGAAGCGGTCAAGACGCTCGGATTGTTCCTTGCGATCGTCAAGGTTCCGGAAAAGGAGTGA
- a CDS encoding diguanylate cyclase: protein MTENTILRILYMEDDPGLAVLMQKSLQRIGFHVDIASNGEDGLKMVEAARYDVLLIDYYMPVRGGIDVIRALALKGKFPPVIMVTGEGNEEVAVEALKLGAADYIVKDVDMKYLELLPAVISQVLYKQQLIDDGRRMEEAVRESEARYRKLVELSPDGISIHAGDKFVFINPAGARILGASHPGQIIGMSALDVVHPDFREMVKTRMEQLENEVDMVPWIEEKYVRLDGGVIDVEVAGIKFVYQGKHAVQRLFKDITERKRVEKRLEHLALYDTLTGLPNRMLFFDRMNQLLALARRNQYVLALLYMDLDNFKHINDTFGHEVGDLVLTETSKRMTSCTRTSDTVARMGGDEFIGICARIAAPGDAAVVARKIITAVARPFLTKGLELSMGVSIGISIYPLDGDDAETLLNKADAAMYKIKEGGKGGFRFFSDVTGAAPVSAP from the coding sequence ATGACCGAGAACACCATACTCCGCATACTCTACATGGAGGACGATCCGGGGCTCGCCGTTCTGATGCAAAAAAGCCTGCAGCGGATCGGTTTCCACGTCGATATCGCGTCCAACGGCGAGGACGGGCTCAAGATGGTCGAAGCAGCACGGTACGATGTTCTCCTTATTGATTACTACATGCCGGTCCGCGGCGGGATCGACGTTATCCGCGCGCTTGCCTTGAAAGGGAAGTTCCCTCCGGTCATCATGGTGACCGGGGAGGGCAACGAAGAGGTCGCCGTCGAAGCGCTCAAACTGGGGGCGGCGGATTATATCGTCAAAGACGTGGACATGAAGTATCTGGAGCTGCTCCCCGCGGTCATCAGCCAGGTCCTTTACAAACAACAGCTTATTGATGATGGCCGGCGCATGGAAGAAGCGGTCCGGGAAAGCGAAGCGCGGTATAGAAAGCTGGTCGAGCTGTCGCCGGACGGCATTTCAATTCATGCCGGGGACAAGTTCGTGTTCATCAATCCGGCCGGGGCGCGCATTCTCGGGGCGTCGCATCCGGGCCAGATCATCGGGATGTCCGCGCTGGATGTCGTGCATCCCGATTTCAGGGAAATGGTGAAGACGCGGATGGAGCAATTGGAGAACGAGGTGGACATGGTGCCGTGGATCGAGGAGAAGTACGTACGGCTCGACGGCGGTGTGATCGATGTGGAGGTCGCGGGCATCAAATTCGTATACCAGGGGAAGCACGCGGTGCAAAGGCTCTTCAAGGACATCACCGAACGGAAACGCGTGGAGAAGCGGCTCGAGCACCTGGCACTGTACGATACGCTCACCGGACTGCCGAACCGCATGCTGTTCTTTGACCGCATGAACCAGCTCCTGGCGCTCGCGAGACGCAACCAGTATGTGCTGGCGCTCCTGTACATGGACCTGGACAACTTCAAGCATATTAACGATACCTTCGGCCACGAAGTGGGCGACCTGGTGCTGACCGAGACCTCGAAAAGGATGACATCGTGCACGCGGACTTCGGACACGGTCGCGCGCATGGGCGGCGACGAGTTCATCGGCATCTGCGCGCGGATCGCCGCGCCCGGGGACGCGGCAGTGGTCGCCAGGAAGATCATCACCGCCGTGGCCAGGCCGTTCCTGACAAAAGGCCTCGAGCTGAGCATGGGCGTGAGCATCGGCATCAGCATCTACCCCCTGGACGGCGATGACGCGGAAACGCTGTTGAACAAGGCCGACGCCGCAATGTACAAGATCAAGGAAGGCGGTAAAGGCGGCTTCCGGTTCTTCAGCGACGTTACGGGCGCCGCTCCGGTTTCAGCGCCATAA
- a CDS encoding thioredoxin domain-containing protein, protein MNKLADEKSPYLRHASTQKIDWYPWSDEAFELAHQEDKPVFLSTGAVWCHWCHVMAKESFEDEETARLLNEHFIAIKLDRDERPDIDRRYQQAVAAMGSGGGWPLSVFLTPDKHPFYGGTYFPPEDRQGRPGFKKVLRAVSDHYKTKRGDVEGYARRVLDSLKPETPVAGDLSESSLMEAQHAILAVVDQRNGGFGAAPKFPMPGALEFLLRRAGAGGDPAVGDAARRMLEAMAAGGFHDQLGGGFHRYSVDEAWTIPHFEKMADDNAGLLRNYIDGYTMFGDERFREVALGIVAFTREVLSDPAGGFYASQDADVTPDDEGGYFTWTGDEFRKVLDPDEYAVLSLYLMPERGSMHHDPAKQVLAVTSNLEDLAAELSRDIEEVRRLFLNGKKKLIAARTRRETPFIDTTLYTSLNGMLIASYFHAYSVIGNEELRRFAVHSLERILNERFINGRLYHTENITAVLDDYVQLIDALIAGYEATAASRYLALADELMVVCVGKFHDPEEGGFFDTEDNVLGTRLKRIEDVPHASANALAIMLLLKLSLMIGKDSYRQQAEQSLRLFARAALEMSVHAGAFFCAYDAFYRMLKLTVEALPDGELARAARALTGTTYTVVLYGEMNNRVIPCTANTCYDPIIDSAKLRDSCAKLQG, encoded by the coding sequence ATGAACAAACTCGCCGACGAAAAATCCCCGTATCTCCGTCACGCGTCAACCCAGAAGATCGACTGGTATCCCTGGTCCGATGAGGCCTTCGAGCTGGCGCATCAAGAGGACAAGCCGGTCTTCCTGAGCACGGGCGCGGTATGGTGCCACTGGTGCCATGTGATGGCCAAAGAGTCCTTTGAGGACGAGGAGACAGCGCGGCTTTTGAACGAACATTTCATCGCGATCAAGCTCGACCGCGACGAAAGGCCCGATATCGACCGCAGGTATCAGCAGGCGGTCGCGGCCATGGGCAGCGGAGGCGGATGGCCGCTCTCGGTCTTCCTGACGCCGGACAAGCATCCATTTTATGGCGGCACCTATTTCCCGCCCGAGGATCGGCAGGGCAGGCCGGGATTCAAAAAGGTGCTGAGAGCGGTGAGCGATCATTATAAGACAAAACGGGGAGACGTTGAAGGGTATGCCCGTCGCGTACTGGATTCACTGAAGCCTGAAACACCCGTTGCCGGCGACCTGAGCGAATCGTCGTTGATGGAAGCTCAGCATGCCATCCTTGCCGTTGTTGATCAGCGGAACGGCGGGTTCGGCGCAGCGCCAAAGTTCCCCATGCCGGGCGCGCTGGAGTTCCTGCTTCGCCGCGCGGGTGCGGGGGGCGATCCCGCTGTCGGCGATGCCGCGCGCAGGATGCTCGAAGCCATGGCTGCGGGCGGATTCCACGACCAGCTTGGCGGCGGGTTCCATCGCTATTCCGTGGACGAGGCGTGGACCATTCCGCATTTTGAGAAAATGGCCGACGACAATGCGGGGCTTCTCAGGAACTATATCGACGGCTACACCATGTTCGGCGACGAACGGTTTCGGGAAGTTGCCCTGGGTATCGTTGCCTTCACGCGGGAAGTACTCTCGGATCCCGCGGGCGGATTCTACGCAAGCCAGGACGCGGATGTGACGCCCGATGACGAGGGCGGGTACTTCACTTGGACCGGGGATGAGTTTCGGAAGGTGCTCGATCCCGATGAATATGCCGTGCTTTCCCTTTACCTGATGCCCGAGCGGGGAAGCATGCATCATGATCCGGCGAAGCAGGTGCTCGCTGTCACAAGCAATCTCGAAGATCTTGCCGCGGAACTCAGCAGGGACATCGAGGAGGTCAGGCGGCTTTTCCTGAACGGAAAGAAAAAACTGATCGCAGCGCGCACCCGGCGGGAGACCCCCTTTATCGACACAACCCTCTATACTTCCCTGAACGGTATGCTCATCGCCTCCTATTTTCATGCATACTCGGTGATCGGCAACGAGGAGCTCAGAAGGTTCGCCGTTCATAGCCTCGAGCGGATACTGAACGAGCGCTTTATCAACGGGCGCCTGTATCACACGGAGAATATCACGGCCGTGCTCGATGACTACGTCCAACTCATTGACGCGCTGATCGCAGGGTATGAGGCCACTGCCGCGTCCCGGTATCTGGCGCTTGCTGACGAACTGATGGTCGTATGCGTGGGGAAATTCCATGATCCTGAAGAGGGCGGATTCTTTGATACTGAGGACAACGTGCTGGGAACGCGGCTCAAACGGATCGAGGATGTTCCGCATGCTTCCGCCAATGCCCTGGCCATCATGCTTCTGCTGAAGCTCTCGCTCATGATTGGGAAGGACTCATACCGGCAGCAGGCGGAACAGTCGCTGAGGCTCTTTGCAAGAGCAGCGCTTGAGATGAGCGTCCATGCCGGAGCGTTTTTCTGCGCGTATGATGCATTTTACCGCATGCTCAAGCTCACGGTCGAGGCGCTTCCTGACGGTGAACTCGCCCGTGCTGCACGGGCGCTCACCGGCACGACATACACCGTGGTTCTCTACGGTGAAATGAACAACCGCGTGATTCCCTGCACGGCAAACACCTGCTACGATCCGATCATCGATTCCGCAAAACTTCGCGATAGTTGCGCAAAGCTTCAGGGATAG
- a CDS encoding helix-turn-helix domain-containing protein: MNGNHLPNNKISSGVAGLDTLIDGYSIGDNVVWEVESGTAYSVFIRNFISRSFKDDQKVIYVNFNRSPQTVLNDLSALLSTEHFTLIDCFTSGKGKNDNTFLKFYEKPDPGVVRIEDPRDIDRFTATLNAIEDKLPPGARYVFDSLTGMQDLWGDENDTHRFFTYMCPRLFDLGTVAYWILEKEAHSPRFKANLRHITQVVFDLSKRKNSLFLKALKLEGRQDREGFKPHQFDVRGDAITITTHKKEPASDIGAKLKEERLRIGMSQKELADKVSLTPSFLSQLENSQTSPSLSTYLQLCRALDINPGQFLELSGKISDTPWLLRKETIYSRSPVREDSARVYEVVSQGKFSARIVVLPPGAAMNRHFFYHKDEEMVYVLNGDLSVTIGGKEERVVTGDVIRLQDAFPSHWKNEGGDEAELLVLW, from the coding sequence ATGAACGGCAACCACTTACCGAACAATAAAATATCATCCGGCGTCGCCGGGCTCGATACCCTGATCGACGGATATTCCATCGGCGACAATGTCGTATGGGAAGTGGAGTCCGGGACGGCGTACAGCGTATTCATCCGGAATTTCATCTCGCGGTCTTTCAAGGACGACCAGAAGGTCATCTACGTGAACTTCAACCGCTCGCCCCAGACCGTGCTGAACGACCTCAGCGCCCTCCTGTCGACCGAACACTTTACGCTCATTGACTGTTTCACCTCGGGCAAAGGAAAGAACGATAATACCTTTCTGAAGTTTTATGAAAAGCCGGACCCCGGGGTCGTACGGATCGAGGATCCCCGGGACATCGACCGGTTTACCGCCACGCTCAACGCCATCGAGGACAAACTGCCGCCGGGGGCGCGGTATGTATTCGACAGCCTCACGGGCATGCAGGACCTCTGGGGCGATGAGAACGACACGCACCGGTTCTTCACCTACATGTGCCCGAGGTTGTTCGACCTGGGCACGGTTGCGTACTGGATACTGGAGAAGGAGGCCCACAGTCCGCGGTTCAAGGCAAACCTGCGGCATATCACGCAGGTCGTGTTCGACCTTTCGAAGCGAAAGAACAGTCTTTTTCTCAAGGCGCTGAAGCTGGAGGGCAGGCAGGACCGGGAGGGATTCAAACCGCATCAGTTCGATGTCCGCGGCGATGCAATAACGATCACCACGCACAAGAAAGAACCTGCCTCGGACATCGGCGCCAAGTTGAAGGAAGAGCGGCTGAGGATCGGCATGAGCCAGAAGGAACTGGCGGACAAGGTCAGCCTGACGCCGAGCTTTTTGTCGCAACTCGAAAACAGCCAGACGAGCCCGTCGCTCAGCACCTATCTTCAGCTGTGCCGGGCGCTGGACATCAATCCCGGCCAGTTTCTCGAACTCAGCGGGAAAATATCCGATACTCCCTGGCTTCTCAGGAAAGAAACGATATACTCCCGGTCGCCGGTGCGCGAGGACTCCGCACGAGTGTATGAGGTCGTGTCACAGGGCAAGTTTTCAGCACGGATCGTGGTCTTGCCGCCGGGCGCTGCCATGAATCGGCATTTTTTTTATCATAAAGATGAAGAAATGGTCTATGTCCTGAATGGCGATCTTTCCGTGACGATCGGCGGCAAGGAAGAGCGGGTCGTAACCGGAGACGTGATCCGCCTTCAGGACGCGTTCCCTTCGCACTGGAAGAATGAAGGAGGTGATGAGGCTGAATTGCTTGTGCTTTGGTAG
- a CDS encoding cache domain-containing protein has translation MKKILASMVAGLFLFGPMSAGFAGQKVGQGSKEEAKVMIERAAQWYKQYGREKTLAEITRAGTEKRGEFIDRDLYIFAYDFNGVNVAHGSNPKLIGRDLIDMQDADGRYLIRGLIETARKGSGWYYYKWSNPISKKIEDKIAYVLKLDDGLWIGAGVYGKEAQVKKIGVLIMFEESRYHEALQGMREQLDREGFGEPATTFIMENAMGSRVKAADLIRKFAEARVDLILTLGTVGTLAVTKEIKDIPVVFSVVYDPVDAGIARKLESSGNNTTGTTTHVPMSVLLQKLKEFAPVKKLAVLYTPGEKNSEAQLKELQKLQTNSPMKIVAVPLTRKEEVAEIMMEVVHTADAIYLTGSSIIGSTTPIIVDMANKAKVVTITHLEDMVDKGVLMGVCANSYSEGLLAGAKAAKILQGAAPSSIPIELPKKIDVIFNLKSAQAGQFQVPSNFMKNVTRTVE, from the coding sequence ATGAAAAAGATCCTGGCGTCTATGGTGGCGGGTTTGTTCCTGTTCGGGCCCATGAGCGCCGGCTTTGCCGGACAAAAAGTCGGCCAGGGCTCGAAAGAAGAAGCAAAGGTGATGATAGAGAGGGCGGCGCAATGGTACAAGCAATATGGCAGAGAAAAGACCCTTGCAGAAATCACCCGGGCGGGAACCGAGAAAAGGGGCGAGTTTATCGATAGAGACCTGTATATATTCGCCTATGATTTTAACGGGGTTAATGTTGCCCACGGGTCCAATCCAAAGCTGATAGGCAGGGATCTCATCGATATGCAGGATGCGGACGGGAGGTACCTCATCAGGGGACTGATCGAAACCGCCAGAAAGGGGAGCGGCTGGTACTACTATAAATGGTCAAACCCGATATCAAAAAAGATCGAAGATAAGATAGCCTATGTATTAAAGCTTGACGACGGTCTCTGGATAGGGGCAGGCGTTTACGGGAAAGAGGCGCAGGTGAAAAAAATCGGCGTTCTTATCATGTTTGAGGAGAGTCGCTACCACGAGGCCCTGCAAGGCATGCGGGAGCAACTTGACCGGGAAGGTTTTGGAGAACCCGCAACCACGTTCATCATGGAAAATGCAATGGGAAGTCGGGTGAAGGCCGCGGACCTGATACGGAAGTTTGCCGAAGCAAGGGTGGACTTGATCCTTACTCTGGGCACCGTCGGCACCCTCGCTGTCACAAAAGAGATCAAGGACATCCCGGTGGTCTTCAGTGTGGTATATGATCCTGTCGACGCGGGTATCGCCAGGAAGTTGGAAAGCTCCGGCAACAACACGACCGGCACCACCACGCACGTACCCATGTCGGTCCTTCTGCAAAAACTGAAAGAGTTCGCGCCGGTGAAAAAACTGGCGGTGCTGTACACGCCGGGTGAAAAAAACTCCGAGGCGCAGCTTAAGGAACTGCAGAAACTTCAAACCAATTCACCCATGAAGATCGTCGCTGTCCCGTTGACCCGGAAGGAAGAAGTAGCCGAGATAATGATGGAGGTCGTCCATACCGCGGACGCGATCTATCTCACCGGCAGCAGTATTATCGGATCAACGACCCCGATCATTGTCGACATGGCGAACAAGGCAAAGGTGGTCACCATCACCCATCTCGAAGACATGGTAGACAAGGGGGTGCTCATGGGGGTATGTGCAAATTCCTATAGTGAAGGACTTCTGGCAGGGGCAAAGGCCGCAAAGATTTTGCAAGGCGCAGCGCCGTCGTCAATTCCCATTGAGCTTCCGAAAAAAATCGATGTGATCTTTAATCTGAAGTCGGCACAAGCCGGGCAGTTTCAGGTCCCGTCGAATTTTATGAAAAATGTTACCAGGACCGTGGAGTAG
- a CDS encoding response regulator, whose protein sequence is MSILNATAAPILLVEDDPGHALLIKKNLQRGGVTHEIVVLDDGRKAVNYLFKQGEYATDERPAPDLILLDLNLPILSGYQVLKIIKNDERTKKVPVVVLTTTDNPQEVERCYDLGCNMYITKPVEYDKFSDTIQKLSRFISIVKTPNKE, encoded by the coding sequence ATGAGCATTCTCAATGCCACCGCAGCGCCGATTCTTCTTGTCGAAGATGATCCCGGCCATGCTTTGCTTATCAAAAAGAATCTTCAACGGGGAGGAGTTACCCACGAGATCGTTGTGCTCGACGACGGCCGGAAGGCGGTGAACTACCTGTTCAAGCAGGGGGAATATGCAACGGATGAGCGCCCGGCGCCGGACCTTATCCTCCTCGATCTCAATCTCCCGATTTTGAGCGGATATCAGGTGCTGAAGATCATCAAGAACGACGAGCGCACGAAAAAGGTACCCGTTGTGGTCCTGACGACCACCGACAATCCGCAAGAGGTCGAGCGGTGCTATGATCTCGGTTGTAATATGTACATAACGAAACCGGTGGAATACGATAAGTTTTCCGACACGATCCAGAAGCTCAGCAGGTTTATCTCGATCGTCAAAACGCCAAATAAGGAGTGA
- a CDS encoding ATP-binding protein: MTKKDFRKNIRFKFLKDISIILFIGTCVTSAVIGNNVAAMLKDSLTSKGMGLAANIANRNENALIISGNLRLNTVYTELNTDEEIIYTIIRNNEGKILTTQFESINYKWPGLKDVLQGLSKDCELPDILAAIKHQVGVKEVSVPIMLGVDTLGTVTIGLSEHKIHKQIMKTVLFLVAMSFSLAFILGVVLFISSKKTILDPIIELGRSAARFAKGDLSTRVTISATGEIQELVGSFNQMAKDLEKTTVSRDYVDSILRNMTDTLIMVSTEGAIQRMNAAACALLGRDEDELIGRPINSVLLDPAGGNFDIHDVLTKGPINNAEKTYLARDGGKVPVLFSASALVDSLNRVQGIVCVAHDITERKHTEAKLKNYSLELEAAHSELKNITNIFFHDLRTPLVNVKGFTSELQTSLKALIEIQGAGDPADQERVRRHRELEQEVMESLRFIDYSVNKMDVLIKSVLELWRMGNRNLRVEPVDAGAVVRTAWGKLADGGGKDAVLLKFDSPPVINADRKALNMIMEFLLDNGLKYLDPDRAGEIEITTEQNAQETIFHIRDNGKGISRKDIPTVFELFRRVGKQEGPGQGMGLVYVKTLVRRHGGRIWCESEPGKGSVFSFTIPHSVQHAEQTVPEGGKSTHGES, from the coding sequence ATGACTAAAAAAGATTTCAGGAAAAACATCCGGTTTAAATTCCTCAAGGACATCTCCATCATCCTTTTTATCGGCACCTGCGTGACCAGTGCCGTCATCGGGAACAATGTTGCAGCTATGCTCAAGGATTCCCTGACGAGCAAGGGGATGGGTCTTGCGGCCAATATCGCGAATCGCAACGAAAACGCCTTGATCATAAGCGGCAATCTCCGCTTGAATACCGTTTACACTGAATTGAACACGGATGAAGAGATCATCTATACCATCATCAGGAACAACGAAGGCAAGATCCTTACCACGCAATTTGAGAGCATCAACTATAAGTGGCCGGGACTGAAAGACGTCCTTCAGGGGTTGTCGAAAGACTGTGAGTTGCCGGATATCCTTGCGGCCATCAAACATCAGGTGGGTGTCAAAGAGGTATCCGTGCCGATCATGCTGGGCGTGGATACCCTGGGCACGGTTACGATCGGCCTGTCCGAGCACAAGATCCATAAGCAGATCATGAAAACTGTCCTCTTTCTCGTTGCGATGAGCTTCAGCCTCGCATTTATTCTCGGCGTGGTCCTGTTCATTTCTTCCAAAAAGACGATCCTGGACCCGATCATAGAACTCGGCCGTTCCGCCGCCCGTTTTGCGAAGGGCGACCTTTCAACCCGGGTAACCATATCAGCAACAGGCGAGATCCAGGAGCTTGTCGGGAGCTTTAATCAGATGGCGAAGGACCTGGAGAAGACGACCGTATCCCGGGACTATGTCGACAGCATTCTCAGAAACATGACGGACACGCTGATCATGGTATCCACCGAGGGCGCGATCCAGCGAATGAACGCAGCCGCCTGCGCGTTGTTGGGCAGAGATGAGGATGAACTTATCGGACGGCCGATCAATTCGGTCCTCCTGGACCCTGCCGGCGGGAATTTCGACATTCACGATGTGCTTACGAAAGGACCGATCAACAATGCGGAGAAAACCTATCTGGCCAGGGATGGGGGAAAAGTGCCTGTTCTTTTCTCCGCTTCGGCATTGGTTGATTCTCTGAACAGGGTGCAGGGTATCGTGTGCGTGGCCCACGATATCACGGAGCGCAAACACACCGAGGCGAAGCTCAAGAACTATTCTCTGGAGCTGGAGGCCGCCCATAGTGAGCTGAAAAATATCACCAATATATTTTTTCATGACCTTCGTACCCCGCTGGTGAACGTTAAAGGTTTTACCAGCGAACTGCAAACGTCCCTGAAAGCCCTGATCGAGATCCAGGGCGCCGGCGACCCGGCCGATCAGGAGCGGGTGAGACGCCATCGGGAGTTGGAGCAGGAGGTAATGGAGTCACTCCGGTTCATTGACTATTCGGTGAATAAGATGGATGTTCTGATCAAGTCCGTGCTCGAACTCTGGCGGATGGGGAACCGTAATCTGCGCGTGGAGCCGGTGGACGCCGGGGCGGTGGTCCGGACAGCCTGGGGAAAGCTGGCCGATGGCGGCGGGAAAGACGCGGTTCTCCTGAAATTCGACTCGCCTCCGGTTATCAACGCGGATCGAAAAGCCTTGAATATGATCATGGAGTTTCTCCTGGACAATGGTCTCAAATACCTCGACCCGGACCGCGCAGGGGAGATCGAGATCACCACTGAACAGAACGCGCAGGAGACCATTTTCCATATTCGGGACAATGGGAAAGGCATCTCCCGGAAGGACATCCCCACGGTATTTGAACTATTCCGACGGGTGGGCAAACAGGAGGGCCCCGGTCAGGGGATGGGACTCGTCTATGTAAAAACGCTCGTGCGCCGACACGGCGGCCGCATCTGGTGCGAATCAGAGCCCGGGAAAGGATCCGTATTCAGTTTCACGATCCCGCATAGTGTCCAGCATGCCGAACAAACAGTACCAGAAGGAGGAAAGAGTACCCATGGAGAATCATGA
- a CDS encoding FMN-binding glutamate synthase family protein produces the protein MNLSQPNSNDATRTANRSRSVSPMSGLCTRCIDGCRGNCEVFKSTFRGRELLYPGPFGNITAGGDKNYPVDYSHLNIHGYALGAKGLPKGQVGDPDTARFPIVNTETSYGWTKKVKMQVPIFTGALGSTEIARKNWEHFAVGAALSGITAVCGENVCGIDPGLELNSRKQVKKSPDMDRRIETYKKYHQGYGEILVQMNVEDTRLGVAEYIIEKHKLETIELKWGQGAKCIGGEIKVNSLERALELQRRGYIVTPDPSDPVVQAAFKDTAIKEFERHSRMGFIGEEEFYAEVHRLRKLGFKRITLKTGAYGLRELAMAIKWGSKAKIDLLTIDGAPGGTGMSPWRMMEEWGMPSLYLHSAAAEFAKMLTDKGERVPDIAFAGGFSSEDGIFKALALGAPYVKAICMGRALMIPGMVGKNIAQWMKDNDLPKTVSEFGSTVEEIFVNYEDVKKIVGNDEIKNIPLGAIGIYSYSNKIKVGLQQLMAGARCFNLEAMSRKDLMSLTEECSKVTGIPYLMDSYRKEALKILKGK, from the coding sequence ATGAATCTGTCACAACCGAATTCAAACGATGCAACCAGAACAGCCAATCGATCAAGAAGTGTTTCGCCGATGAGCGGACTTTGCACACGTTGCATCGACGGGTGCCGAGGGAATTGCGAGGTGTTCAAGTCGACATTCAGGGGAAGGGAACTGCTCTATCCGGGGCCCTTCGGCAACATCACCGCGGGCGGCGATAAGAACTATCCGGTGGATTATTCACACCTCAATATCCATGGCTATGCCCTGGGAGCCAAGGGACTTCCCAAAGGCCAGGTAGGGGACCCCGACACCGCGCGGTTCCCGATCGTCAACACGGAGACCAGCTACGGCTGGACCAAAAAGGTCAAGATGCAGGTGCCGATCTTTACCGGCGCACTCGGATCGACGGAAATTGCCCGCAAGAACTGGGAGCACTTTGCCGTGGGGGCCGCGCTGTCCGGCATCACGGCTGTTTGCGGAGAGAATGTGTGCGGCATCGATCCCGGACTAGAATTGAACAGCAGGAAGCAGGTCAAAAAGTCGCCGGACATGGACCGCAGGATCGAAACCTATAAAAAGTATCATCAGGGATACGGCGAGATCCTTGTGCAGATGAATGTCGAGGACACCCGGTTGGGCGTCGCCGAATACATCATCGAAAAACACAAACTTGAAACGATCGAGTTGAAGTGGGGCCAGGGGGCCAAGTGCATCGGCGGCGAGATCAAGGTAAACTCGCTGGAGCGCGCCCTTGAATTGCAGCGTCGCGGATATATTGTCACGCCCGACCCATCCGACCCGGTCGTACAGGCCGCTTTTAAAGATACCGCCATCAAGGAATTCGAACGCCACAGCCGTATGGGATTCATCGGCGAAGAGGAATTTTACGCCGAGGTCCATCGGCTGAGGAAACTTGGATTCAAGCGGATCACCCTGAAAACCGGCGCCTATGGTCTGCGCGAGCTGGCCATGGCCATCAAGTGGGGCTCCAAGGCCAAGATCGATCTGTTGACCATCGACGGAGCACCCGGCGGGACCGGCATGAGCCCCTGGCGCATGATGGAAGAGTGGGGCATGCCCTCGCTCTATCTGCACTCCGCGGCCGCTGAATTCGCGAAGATGCTGACCGACAAGGGGGAACGCGTTCCGGACATCGCCTTTGCCGGAGGATTCAGCAGTGAAGACGGCATATTCAAGGCATTGGCCCTGGGAGCGCCCTATGTCAAGGCCATCTGCATGGGCCGCGCACTCATGATCCCGGGCATGGTCGGCAAGAACATCGCGCAGTGGATGAAGGACAATGATCTTCCGAAAACAGTGAGCGAGTTCGGCTCCACGGTCGAGGAAATCTTCGTCAATTATGAAGACGTGAAGAAGATCGTCGGCAATGATGAGATCAAGAACATCCCGCTCGGCGCGATCGGCATTTACAGCTATTCGAACAAGATCAAAGTGGGGCTGCAGCAGTTGATGGCCGGCGCCCGCTGTTTCAATCTCGAAGCGATGTCGAGAAAGGACCTGATGTCACTCACCGAGGAATGCAGCAAGGTCACCGGGATCCCGTATCTCATGGACTCCTATCGCAAAGAGGCTTTGAAAATACTCAAAGGCAAATAG